From Rhizobium favelukesii, the proteins below share one genomic window:
- a CDS encoding alpha/beta hydrolase, translating into MSTVKTAVSAATILAATTFGAAADPVLEPTTQKFIDALAGAKPIYTLSPADARGVLAGAQKGDVKKLAAKEENGTIKAGPTGSIKLRIVRPESAKGKLPVVMYFHGGGWVLGDADTHDRLVREIANGAKAAVVFVDYERSPEARYPIAIEQAYAATKYVAEHEKEFNVDASRLAVAGDSVGGNMAAAVTLLAKERGGPAIDQQVLFYPVTDANFETGSYNQFANGPWLTKEAMKWFWNAYLPDEAKRKQPTASPLQASLDQLNGLPPALIITDENDVLRDEGEAYGRKLSQAGVKVTSIRYNGTIHDFVLLNAIAETPAVRSAISVATQTLRDALRK; encoded by the coding sequence ATGTCGACCGTAAAGACCGCAGTCTCCGCAGCAACTATCCTGGCAGCCACCACCTTCGGCGCCGCGGCCGATCCGGTACTGGAACCGACGACCCAAAAGTTCATCGACGCGCTGGCCGGCGCCAAGCCGATTTATACGCTGTCTCCCGCCGACGCCCGTGGCGTGCTTGCTGGCGCGCAGAAGGGCGACGTCAAGAAGCTTGCGGCAAAGGAAGAAAACGGGACGATCAAGGCCGGTCCGACCGGCAGCATCAAGTTGCGCATCGTTCGTCCGGAAAGTGCGAAGGGCAAGCTTCCTGTCGTGATGTATTTCCACGGCGGCGGTTGGGTTCTCGGCGATGCCGACACGCATGACCGCCTCGTGCGCGAAATCGCCAATGGCGCCAAGGCCGCCGTCGTCTTCGTTGACTACGAGCGCTCGCCGGAGGCGCGCTATCCGATCGCGATCGAGCAGGCCTACGCCGCCACGAAATATGTCGCCGAGCATGAGAAGGAATTCAATGTCGACGCAAGCCGCCTGGCGGTGGCCGGCGATAGCGTGGGCGGCAACATGGCGGCGGCAGTCACCTTGCTTGCCAAGGAGCGCGGCGGCCCGGCGATCGACCAACAGGTTCTTTTCTATCCGGTGACGGACGCCAACTTCGAGACCGGCTCCTACAACCAGTTCGCCAACGGTCCGTGGCTGACGAAGGAGGCGATGAAGTGGTTCTGGAACGCCTATCTGCCCGATGAAGCCAAGCGCAAGCAACCGACTGCTTCACCGCTGCAGGCATCGCTCGATCAGCTGAACGGCCTGCCGCCGGCACTGATCATCACCGATGAGAACGACGTGCTGCGCGACGAAGGTGAGGCCTATGGCCGGAAGCTGAGCCAGGCCGGCGTCAAGGTGACCTCGATCCGCTATAACGGGACGATCCACGACTTTGTGCTTCTCAACGCCATTGCCGAGACACCGGCGGTACGCAGCGCGATTTCCGTCGCCACCCAGACGCTGCGCGACGCGCTCAGGAAATAA
- a CDS encoding aspartate aminotransferase family protein — translation MSNRLNTTPNDLRAFWMPFTANRQFKKEPRLFVGAKDMYYTTHDGRQVLDGTAGLWCVNAGHCRPKITEAIREQAGELDYAPAFQLGHPKAFELANRLVDIAPEGMDHVLYTNSGSESVETALKVALAYHRVKGDGSRFRLIGRERGYHGVNFGGISVGGIVSNRKMFGTLLTGVDHMPHTHQPGKNAFTRGQPEHGGDLATELERIVTLHDASTIAAVIVEPIAGSTGVLIPPKGYLQKLREICTKHGILLIFDEVITGFGRLGAPFAAQYYDVKPDMITTAKGLTNGVIPMGAVFVTAEIHDAFMNGPEHMIEFMHGYTYSGNPIASAAALATLDTYKEEGLLTRAAELSDYWADALHSLKDCPNVIDIRNTGLIGAIELDPIAGEPTKRAFTAFLKAYEKGLLIRTTGDIIALSPPLIIEKHHIDELFAKLREILQNNI, via the coding sequence ATGTCCAACCGCCTCAATACCACGCCAAACGACCTTCGGGCCTTTTGGATGCCCTTCACTGCGAACCGTCAGTTCAAGAAGGAGCCGCGTCTGTTCGTCGGCGCCAAGGACATGTACTACACGACCCATGATGGCCGTCAGGTGCTCGACGGCACTGCCGGCCTCTGGTGCGTGAATGCCGGCCATTGCCGGCCGAAGATCACCGAGGCGATCCGCGAACAGGCCGGCGAGCTCGACTATGCACCGGCCTTCCAGCTCGGCCATCCCAAGGCCTTCGAGCTGGCCAACCGCCTTGTCGACATCGCACCCGAAGGCATGGACCACGTCCTCTATACAAATTCGGGATCGGAATCGGTCGAGACCGCCCTCAAGGTCGCCCTCGCCTATCATCGCGTGAAGGGCGATGGCTCCCGGTTCCGCCTGATCGGCCGCGAGCGCGGCTATCACGGCGTCAACTTCGGCGGCATCTCAGTCGGTGGCATCGTCTCCAACCGCAAGATGTTCGGCACGCTGCTGACGGGCGTCGATCACATGCCGCACACCCACCAGCCGGGCAAAAACGCCTTCACGCGCGGCCAGCCGGAGCATGGCGGCGATCTCGCGACCGAGCTCGAGCGTATCGTCACGCTGCATGACGCCTCCACCATCGCCGCCGTCATCGTCGAGCCGATCGCCGGCTCGACCGGGGTCCTGATCCCGCCGAAGGGCTACCTGCAGAAACTCCGCGAGATCTGCACCAAGCACGGTATCCTCTTGATCTTCGACGAAGTCATTACCGGCTTCGGCCGCCTGGGCGCGCCGTTCGCTGCCCAGTATTACGACGTCAAGCCTGATATGATCACCACCGCAAAAGGCCTGACCAACGGGGTCATTCCGATGGGCGCCGTCTTCGTGACCGCAGAGATCCATGACGCGTTCATGAACGGCCCGGAGCACATGATCGAGTTCATGCACGGCTACACCTACTCCGGCAATCCGATCGCTTCGGCGGCAGCGCTTGCGACGCTCGATACCTACAAGGAGGAAGGTCTGCTGACCCGCGCTGCGGAACTCTCCGACTACTGGGCCGACGCGCTGCACTCCTTGAAGGATTGCCCGAATGTCATCGACATCAGGAACACCGGTCTGATCGGCGCCATCGAACTGGACCCGATTGCCGGCGAGCCGACCAAGCGCGCCTTCACGGCCTTCCTGAAAGCCTACGAGAAGGGCCTGCTGATCCGCACCACCGGCGACATCATCGCGCTCTCGCCGCCGCTGATCATCGAGAAACACCACATCGACGAACTCTTCGCAAAACTGCGCGAAATTCTGCAAAACAACATCTGA
- a CDS encoding branched-chain amino acid ABC transporter substrate-binding protein produces MSLKTLSGATLVASLAFAPLAHADITIGLIAPLTGPVAAYGDQVKNGAQAAVDEINKKGGILGEKVILKYADDAGEPKQGVSAANQIVGDGIRFVVGPVTSGVAIPASDVLAENGVLMVTPTATAPDLTKRGLANVLRTCGRDDQQAEVSANYVLKNFKDKRVAIINDKGAYGKGLADAFKATLNAGGIKEVFDDSLTPGDKDFSALTTRLKAEKVDVVYFGGYHPEGGLLARQLHDLSVNAVIIGGDGLSNSEFWNIGTDAAGGTIFTNAVDATKSPDSKAASDALAAKSIPAEAFTLNAYAAVEVLKAGIEKAGSAEDSEAVAKALKGGEPISTAIGKLTYGETGDLTSQSFALYKWEGGKIVPAE; encoded by the coding sequence ATGAGTCTGAAGACGTTGTCGGGCGCGACCCTCGTCGCCTCCCTTGCCTTTGCGCCGCTCGCCCATGCAGACATCACCATCGGCCTTATCGCGCCGCTGACCGGTCCGGTCGCTGCCTATGGCGATCAAGTGAAGAATGGCGCGCAGGCCGCTGTTGACGAGATCAACAAGAAGGGCGGCATCCTCGGCGAAAAAGTCATCCTCAAATATGCCGACGATGCCGGCGAGCCCAAGCAGGGCGTTTCCGCTGCAAACCAGATCGTCGGCGACGGCATCCGCTTCGTCGTCGGCCCGGTCACCTCAGGCGTCGCGATCCCGGCATCCGACGTTCTCGCCGAGAACGGCGTGCTGATGGTCACCCCGACTGCAACCGCCCCGGACCTGACCAAGCGCGGCCTCGCCAACGTCCTGCGCACCTGCGGTCGTGACGACCAGCAGGCCGAAGTCTCTGCCAACTACGTCCTGAAGAACTTCAAGGACAAGCGCGTCGCGATCATCAACGACAAGGGCGCTTACGGCAAGGGTCTGGCAGACGCCTTCAAGGCCACGCTGAACGCCGGCGGCATCAAGGAAGTTTTCGACGACTCGCTGACGCCAGGCGACAAGGACTTCAGCGCGCTGACCACTCGCCTGAAGGCCGAGAAGGTCGATGTCGTCTATTTCGGCGGCTATCACCCGGAAGGCGGCCTGCTGGCCCGCCAGCTGCATGACCTCTCGGTCAACGCCGTCATCATCGGCGGCGACGGCCTCTCAAACAGCGAGTTCTGGAACATCGGCACCGATGCGGCCGGCGGCACGATCTTCACCAACGCGGTGGACGCAACCAAGAGCCCGGACTCCAAGGCAGCGTCCGACGCGCTTGCCGCCAAGAGCATTCCGGCTGAAGCCTTCACGCTCAACGCCTACGCCGCAGTCGAAGTCCTGAAGGCAGGCATCGAGAAGGCCGGCAGCGCCGAAGATTCCGAAGCAGTCGCCAAGGCGCTGAAGGGCGGCGAGCCGATCTCGACGGCAATCGGCAAGCTGACCTACGGCGAAACCGGCGACCTGACCTCGCAGAGCTTCGCGCTCTACAAGTGGGAAGGCGGCAAGATCGTGCCGGCTGAGTAA
- a CDS encoding glycosyltransferase family 4 protein gives MSDVGSDESRAVSRLGVAERLVIVSDAWHPQVNGVVRSIENTNRELATMGIEVAMVTPQGFHSIPCPTYPEIRLSIANYRRVAREIEKHMPSYVHIATEGPLGLTARRWCLRNRMPFSTSYHTRFPEYVSARLPVPKSWLYAFVRWFHNSGAGCMVATPSLARELSEKGIRNLMPWSRGIDANQFRPMPLEEAPFGLPRPIFMTVGRVALEKNLPAFLDLNLPGTKVVVGDGPARAELEKRYPNVRFTGLKVGEELAGAYAQADVFVFPSLTDTFGNTILEALASGVPVAAYPVTGPLDIIGEDNEVGALDNELRTACLAALSASREKARDLALQYSWEAATTQFINNIRAANGVITPKWKKAWQFAAKSLPRTKKPGETAGPISSGT, from the coding sequence ATGTCGGATGTTGGAAGCGACGAAAGCCGGGCCGTGTCTCGGTTGGGCGTGGCGGAACGGCTCGTTATTGTCAGCGATGCCTGGCATCCGCAGGTCAATGGCGTCGTTCGCTCGATCGAGAACACCAATCGCGAACTGGCGACGATGGGGATCGAAGTGGCGATGGTGACGCCGCAGGGCTTTCACAGCATCCCCTGCCCCACCTATCCCGAAATTCGTCTTTCGATCGCCAATTATCGCCGCGTCGCGCGCGAGATCGAAAAGCACATGCCGTCCTACGTCCACATCGCGACGGAAGGCCCTCTGGGTCTCACGGCGCGGCGCTGGTGCCTGAGGAACCGCATGCCGTTTTCCACCAGCTATCACACCCGCTTTCCGGAATATGTCTCGGCGCGACTGCCCGTGCCGAAGAGCTGGCTTTATGCTTTCGTGCGCTGGTTCCACAATTCCGGCGCCGGCTGCATGGTCGCAACCCCCAGTCTTGCGCGTGAACTCTCCGAGAAAGGCATCCGAAACCTGATGCCATGGAGCCGAGGCATCGACGCGAACCAGTTCCGCCCGATGCCACTGGAGGAGGCGCCGTTCGGCCTGCCCCGCCCAATCTTCATGACGGTTGGCCGGGTGGCGTTGGAAAAGAACCTTCCGGCCTTTCTGGATCTCAATCTGCCCGGAACGAAGGTCGTCGTGGGTGACGGACCCGCCCGCGCCGAACTCGAGAAGCGCTACCCGAATGTACGTTTCACCGGTCTGAAGGTCGGCGAGGAACTGGCAGGGGCTTATGCCCAGGCGGACGTCTTCGTGTTCCCATCGCTGACCGATACGTTCGGCAATACGATCTTGGAGGCGCTCGCCTCCGGCGTTCCCGTCGCTGCCTATCCCGTGACCGGCCCGCTCGACATCATCGGCGAGGACAACGAGGTCGGCGCACTCGACAACGAGCTGAGGACAGCCTGCTTGGCAGCTCTGTCTGCCTCGCGCGAAAAGGCCCGCGATCTGGCCCTGCAATATTCGTGGGAAGCTGCGACCACGCAGTTCATCAACAACATTCGCGCCGCCAATGGCGTCATCACGCCAAAATGGAAAAAGGCTTGGCAATTTGCCGCCAAGTCGCTGCCAAGAACGAAAAAGCCCGGCGAAACCGCCGGGCCTATCTCGTCTGGAACCTGA
- a CDS encoding sugar kinase — MSGRFLSIGECMVELSQAGAGLLRKGFAGDTLNTAWYARACLPADWSVEYFTALGDDAMSDEMIAFFKEADIGTGFIGRIKGKAPGLYMISLKDGERSFSYWRDNSAARQLAADAELLREAIEACDVIYFSGITLAILSRNDADTLLAEVRRAKAAGKLVAFDPNIRPRLWSSYDVMHATISEGARAASLVLPSFDDEAVHFGDVSISATIKRYRTLGASDVVVKNGAEGATLSFDGVESFVAAEKVEQVVDTTSAGDSFNGAFLARYLETKDAPGAAAFAAKVAARVVSEHGALVAREKLGLKTT; from the coding sequence GTGAGCGGGCGTTTTTTATCGATCGGTGAATGCATGGTGGAGCTTTCGCAGGCCGGCGCCGGTCTGTTGCGCAAGGGCTTTGCCGGCGATACGCTGAACACCGCCTGGTATGCCCGCGCCTGCCTGCCGGCCGATTGGTCGGTGGAGTATTTTACCGCGCTCGGCGACGACGCCATGTCCGATGAGATGATCGCCTTCTTCAAGGAAGCCGACATCGGTACCGGGTTTATAGGCCGCATAAAGGGCAAGGCGCCCGGCCTCTACATGATCAGCCTGAAGGATGGCGAACGCTCCTTCAGCTATTGGCGAGACAACTCCGCGGCCCGCCAACTCGCGGCCGACGCGGAACTCCTGCGTGAGGCGATCGAGGCCTGCGACGTCATCTATTTCTCCGGCATCACGCTTGCAATCCTGTCACGCAATGACGCCGACACGTTGCTGGCCGAGGTCCGCCGCGCCAAGGCGGCCGGCAAGCTTGTCGCCTTCGACCCGAACATCCGTCCACGTCTCTGGTCGAGCTACGACGTGATGCATGCGACGATCAGCGAAGGCGCGCGCGCCGCCTCCCTCGTATTGCCGAGCTTCGATGACGAGGCGGTTCACTTCGGCGACGTCTCGATATCGGCAACGATAAAGCGATATCGGACGCTCGGGGCGAGCGACGTCGTCGTCAAGAATGGTGCCGAGGGTGCCACGCTGAGTTTCGATGGCGTGGAGAGCTTTGTTGCCGCCGAAAAGGTCGAGCAGGTCGTCGACACGACAAGTGCCGGCGACAGTTTCAATGGCGCATTTCTCGCGCGCTATCTCGAGACCAAGGACGCGCCGGGGGCTGCGGCATTTGCGGCAAAGGTCGCCGCTCGCGTGGTCAGCGAACACGGCGCCCTCGTCGCACGCGAAAAGCTCGGCTTGAAGACGACCTGA
- a CDS encoding alpha-glucosidase produces the protein MSVADKTADWWRGAVIYQVYPRSFQDTNGDGLGDLKGITRRLPYIASLGVDAIWLSPFFKSPMADMGYDVADYCDVDPIFGTLADFDEMMTTAHGFGIKVVIDQVISHTSDVHPWFVESRSSRTNPKADWYVWANPKPDGTAPNNWLSIFGGPGWEWDGVRRQYYQHNFLTSQPDLNFHSAQVQDAVLATVKFWLDRGVDGFRLDTVNYYFCDKLLRDNPAHAPDESDAGLDAPDTNPYGMQNHLYDKTQPENIGFLQRFRALLNRYEARTAVGEVGDGARSLKTVAAYTGGGDKLHMCYTFDLLGPDFTATHIRSCVDAFQTSVADGWVCWAFSNHDVNRHVSRFAKTEAERPVVAKLAMSVLATLRGSICLYQGEELGLPEAELAFEDLRDPYGIRFWPAFKGRDGCRTPMPWEAAKAHAGFTGAQRSWLPVPYEQAALSVDTQENDPQSVLHHYRQTLEFRKSHPALLDGTMEFIGTNQDLLAFTRQKGSEKLLFVFNLTRKPAQFEPPARMVIGERLAMPGFEAVIGTGPIKLAALDAFCARVAG, from the coding sequence ATGTCGGTTGCGGACAAGACTGCGGACTGGTGGCGGGGTGCTGTGATTTATCAGGTTTATCCGCGTTCCTTTCAGGATACGAACGGAGATGGTTTAGGCGACCTGAAGGGCATTACCCGGCGATTGCCCTATATCGCCAGCCTCGGTGTCGATGCCATCTGGTTGTCGCCGTTCTTCAAGTCGCCCATGGCCGATATGGGCTACGATGTTGCGGACTATTGCGATGTCGATCCGATTTTCGGCACGCTTGCCGATTTCGACGAGATGATGACGACGGCTCACGGGTTCGGCATCAAGGTCGTCATTGACCAGGTGATCTCCCATACGTCGGACGTTCATCCCTGGTTCGTCGAGAGCCGCTCGAGCCGGACCAATCCCAAGGCGGACTGGTATGTCTGGGCCAATCCGAAGCCCGACGGCACGGCGCCCAACAACTGGCTGTCGATCTTTGGCGGGCCGGGATGGGAATGGGATGGCGTGCGCCGGCAGTATTACCAGCACAACTTCCTGACCTCGCAGCCGGATCTCAACTTCCACAGCGCGCAGGTTCAGGACGCCGTGCTTGCCACGGTGAAGTTCTGGCTCGACCGCGGCGTCGACGGCTTTCGCCTCGACACGGTCAATTATTACTTCTGCGACAAGCTGCTTCGCGACAACCCTGCGCACGCGCCCGACGAGAGCGATGCCGGCCTTGATGCACCCGATACGAACCCCTACGGCATGCAGAACCACCTCTATGACAAGACGCAGCCGGAGAATATCGGCTTCCTCCAGCGGTTCCGGGCCTTGCTTAACCGATACGAGGCGCGCACGGCGGTCGGCGAGGTTGGCGACGGCGCCCGCTCATTGAAGACAGTGGCCGCCTATACGGGCGGCGGCGACAAACTGCATATGTGCTACACCTTCGACCTGCTCGGGCCGGATTTCACCGCCACGCATATCCGCAGCTGCGTCGACGCCTTCCAGACATCGGTTGCGGATGGATGGGTCTGCTGGGCCTTCTCGAACCACGACGTCAACCGCCATGTCAGCCGCTTTGCCAAGACCGAAGCGGAGCGGCCTGTCGTCGCCAAGCTCGCCATGTCGGTGCTGGCAACATTGCGCGGCTCGATCTGCCTCTATCAAGGCGAGGAACTGGGACTTCCGGAGGCCGAGCTTGCTTTCGAGGATCTGCGTGACCCCTACGGCATCCGCTTCTGGCCGGCCTTCAAGGGACGCGACGGGTGCCGCACGCCGATGCCCTGGGAGGCTGCCAAGGCGCATGCCGGCTTCACGGGTGCGCAGAGGTCGTGGCTGCCTGTGCCTTACGAGCAGGCAGCTCTTTCGGTCGATACGCAGGAAAACGACCCGCAATCGGTGCTGCATCACTACAGGCAGACGCTCGAATTCCGCAAAAGCCATCCAGCGTTGCTCGACGGGACGATGGAATTCATCGGGACCAATCAGGACCTTCTGGCCTTCACGCGACAGAAGGGAAGCGAGAAGCTGCTCTTCGTCTTCAACCTGACGCGCAAGCCGGCACAGTTCGAGCCACCGGCGAGAATGGTGATCGGAGAACGCCTGGCGATGCCGGGTTTCGAGGCGGTGATCGGAACCGGGCCGATCAAGCTGGCAGCGCTGGATGCGTTCTGCGCGCGGGTAGCGGGCTAG
- a CDS encoding alpha/beta hydrolase family protein produces MFTRLLALFCLLLVVTSSAYPASAASGFREMTIPGTASDHPLHLSLWYPTGADTEPTRLGETPAFVGLPVIRDADPAPGPHPLVILSHGYGGSWRNLAWLASELVDRGYVVAAPDHPGTTTLDMGPADTVTLWKRPTDISRAIDAVLGDTTLTGGIAANRIAAIGHSLGGWTVVELAGGRFDAEGVMTDCLAQFGALYCKIFSALGVGRDPAATAALGADLSDSRLGAIVTLDLGPGRGFTPQSLAAVQIPLLVLSAGENIDPQTAQRAGIAATNKDSFYLAGHLPSATTQFTLVAGALHFSFMQLCKPGAAALIEEEAPGESIVCRDAAGANRQSIHRQVSDMTLAFLARALATK; encoded by the coding sequence ATGTTCACAAGACTGCTTGCGCTTTTCTGTCTGTTGCTCGTCGTCACATCCTCTGCCTATCCAGCCTCTGCTGCGTCGGGCTTTCGCGAAATGACCATCCCGGGCACTGCGAGCGATCATCCTTTGCATCTCAGCCTCTGGTATCCCACGGGTGCCGACACTGAACCGACCCGGCTTGGCGAGACGCCTGCCTTCGTCGGCCTTCCCGTCATCCGGGATGCCGACCCCGCGCCCGGCCCACACCCTCTGGTTATTCTCTCGCATGGCTACGGCGGAAGCTGGCGCAACCTCGCCTGGCTCGCCAGCGAACTCGTCGACCGAGGGTATGTCGTGGCCGCCCCAGATCACCCCGGCACGACCACCTTGGACATGGGGCCGGCGGACACCGTGACGCTCTGGAAGCGCCCCACCGACATCAGCCGGGCAATCGATGCCGTCCTTGGCGACACAACGCTCACCGGCGGCATTGCAGCCAACCGCATCGCCGCCATCGGCCATTCACTTGGCGGATGGACCGTCGTCGAACTCGCCGGCGGCCGCTTCGACGCCGAGGGTGTGATGACGGACTGCTTGGCGCAGTTCGGCGCCCTCTATTGCAAGATCTTTTCCGCACTCGGCGTTGGCCGCGATCCGGCAGCCACCGCAGCACTCGGCGCGGATCTCAGCGACAGCAGGCTCGGCGCGATCGTCACCCTCGACCTCGGCCCTGGGCGCGGTTTCACCCCACAGAGCCTCGCTGCAGTGCAGATACCCCTGCTTGTCCTTAGCGCCGGCGAGAACATTGATCCGCAGACGGCGCAAAGAGCTGGCATCGCAGCGACCAACAAGGACTCGTTCTATCTGGCCGGGCATCTGCCTTCGGCAACGACGCAATTTACTCTGGTTGCCGGCGCACTGCATTTCAGCTTCATGCAACTCTGCAAGCCGGGCGCAGCCGCACTGATCGAGGAAGAGGCGCCTGGTGAAAGCATCGTCTGCCGGGATGCGGCCGGCGCCAATCGACAATCGATCCACAGGCAGGTCAGCGACATGACTCTTGCCTTTCTAGCCAGAGCGCTTGCCACGAAATAG
- a CDS encoding MarR family winged helix-turn-helix transcriptional regulator: MSDDLNLDDFVCFALYTANHAMNRVYKPLLDALDLTYPQYLVMVTLWNEDGQTVGGIGEKLLLESSTLTPLLKRLEAIGYVKRERGKNDERVVIIRLTGEGRELRQRAAAIPRCIAEASGREFAELKRLGADVIALRDALQRKTA; this comes from the coding sequence ATGAGCGACGATCTGAACCTCGACGATTTCGTCTGCTTCGCGCTTTACACCGCGAACCACGCTATGAACCGCGTCTACAAGCCGCTGCTTGACGCCCTGGACCTCACATACCCGCAATATCTGGTGATGGTCACCCTCTGGAACGAAGACGGTCAGACCGTCGGCGGCATTGGTGAGAAGCTGCTCCTCGAGTCGAGCACCCTCACCCCGCTTCTTAAGCGCCTGGAAGCGATAGGCTACGTCAAGCGCGAGCGTGGCAAGAACGATGAGCGCGTCGTCATCATCCGCTTGACCGGGGAAGGCCGGGAACTCAGACAACGCGCGGCTGCCATCCCCCGCTGCATCGCCGAGGCGTCAGGCAGGGAATTCGCAGAACTGAAGCGGCTAGGGGCCGACGTCATCGCACTGCGCGACGCGCTGCAACGCAAAACGGCCTAA
- the ade gene encoding adenine deaminase — MTAKLERLIDQGTGRLPADIVLKGGRFFDLVTGELVASDIAIAQDRIVGTCSNYDGETEIDISGKIVVPGFIDTHLHIESSLVTPHEFDRCVLPYGITTAICDPHEIANVLGTEGIQYFLDSSLETIMDIRVQLSSCVPATHLETSGADLPIERLLPFRSHPKVIGLAEFMNFPGVIHKDPICMAKLDAFQGEHIDGHAPLLTGNDLNGYLAAGIRTEHECTSAAEALEKIRKGMHILVREGSVSKDLVALMPIITERLSPYLALCTDDRNPLDIAEHGHLDYMIRTAIKNGVEPLAIYRAASISAARAFGLRDRGLVAPGWRADLVVIDSLANCRADIVFAAGRQVTAELFAARKPVEPVGLDSVKARPVNAAHFGVPVADGETPVIGVTPGKIITEHRRYRLPVKGNQSDVDLSNDIIKVAVIERHGKNGNHANGFVQGFGLNKGAIASTVGHDSHNICVVGVGEDDMALAANRLSEIKGGFVVVEDGKITGEIALPVAGLMSLEPYETVRDTLHHLRQAAYALGTTLEEPFLQVAFLPLPVIPHLKISDRGMVDVDTFALIG; from the coding sequence ATGACCGCCAAGCTCGAACGCCTCATCGACCAGGGAACGGGACGCCTGCCTGCCGATATCGTGCTGAAAGGCGGACGCTTCTTCGATCTCGTGACCGGCGAACTTGTGGCATCGGATATCGCCATCGCCCAGGATCGCATCGTCGGCACATGCTCCAACTACGATGGCGAAACCGAAATCGATATTTCAGGCAAGATCGTCGTGCCTGGTTTCATCGACACGCATCTCCATATCGAGTCCTCGCTGGTGACGCCGCATGAGTTCGACCGCTGCGTCCTGCCCTATGGCATTACCACCGCCATCTGCGATCCGCATGAGATCGCCAATGTCCTTGGCACCGAAGGCATCCAGTACTTCCTGGATTCCTCCCTCGAGACGATCATGGACATCCGCGTCCAGCTTTCCTCCTGCGTCCCCGCCACGCATCTGGAAACATCGGGCGCCGATCTGCCGATCGAGCGGCTCCTTCCATTTCGCAGTCACCCGAAGGTCATCGGCCTTGCCGAGTTCATGAACTTCCCCGGCGTGATCCACAAGGATCCCATCTGCATGGCCAAGCTCGACGCCTTCCAGGGCGAGCATATCGACGGCCACGCGCCCCTGCTAACGGGCAACGACCTGAACGGTTATCTCGCTGCCGGCATCCGCACGGAACACGAATGCACGAGCGCTGCCGAAGCGCTGGAAAAGATCCGCAAGGGCATGCACATCCTCGTGCGTGAGGGCTCCGTGTCGAAAGACCTCGTGGCGCTGATGCCGATCATCACCGAGCGCCTGTCGCCGTATCTCGCGCTCTGCACCGACGACCGCAATCCGCTCGACATCGCCGAGCACGGCCATCTCGACTACATGATCCGCACCGCCATCAAGAACGGCGTCGAGCCGCTGGCCATCTACCGCGCCGCATCGATCTCTGCGGCGCGTGCCTTCGGGCTGAGAGATCGCGGCCTCGTCGCACCCGGCTGGCGCGCCGACCTCGTGGTCATCGACAGCCTGGCAAACTGCCGCGCCGACATCGTCTTTGCAGCCGGACGCCAGGTGACAGCGGAGCTTTTTGCAGCGCGCAAGCCGGTGGAGCCGGTCGGCCTCGACAGCGTCAAAGCCCGGCCCGTCAACGCCGCCCACTTCGGCGTCCCGGTAGCCGATGGTGAAACGCCTGTCATCGGCGTCACCCCCGGCAAGATCATCACCGAGCATCGCCGCTACCGGCTTCCGGTGAAGGGCAACCAGAGCGATGTCGATCTTAGCAACGACATCATCAAGGTCGCCGTCATCGAGCGGCACGGCAAGAACGGCAACCATGCCAACGGCTTCGTCCAGGGCTTCGGTCTCAACAAGGGCGCGATCGCTTCAACCGTCGGCCATGACAGCCACAACATCTGCGTCGTCGGCGTCGGCGAGGATGACATGGCGCTCGCTGCCAACCGTCTCAGCGAAATCAAGGGCGGCTTCGTGGTCGTCGAGGACGGCAAGATCACCGGCGAGATCGCCCTGCCCGTTGCCGGGCTGATGAGCCTCGAGCCCTACGAGACGGTGCGCGACACGCTCCACCATCTACGCCAAGCCGCCTATGCGCTCGGCACGACGCTGGAAGAACCCTTCCTGCAGGTCGCCTTCCTGCCGCTGCCGGTCATCCCGCACCTGAAGATCTCAGACCGCGGAATGGTGGATGTCGACACGTTCGCGTTGATCGGGTGA